In the genome of Enterococcus sp. DIV2402, the window TTGATTTAGATATTAAAGAAGGTTCTTATACTGCACTAGTGGGCCATACAGGTAGTGGAAAGTCGACCTTATTGCAGCATTTGAATGCATTGTTGAAACCCACTTCAGGAAAAGTATGGATTGGTGATCGTGAAATTACCCCTGAAACAAACAATAAAAATTTAAAACCTATTCGTAAAAAAGTAGGCATTGTTTTCCAATTTCCCGAAGCGCAACTTTTTGAAGAAACGGTTGAAAAAGATATTGCTTTTGGTCCAAAGAATTTTGGTGTTTCAGAAGAAGAAGCGAAAATTTTAGCGAAAGAAAATCTAAAATTAGTTGGTTTGGACGAAAGTTATTTGGAGCGTTCACCTTTTGATTTGTCTGGCGGACAAATGCGTCGAGTAGCGATTGCTGGCGTTTTAGCAATGGAACCAGAAGTATTGGTCCTAGATGAACCAACGGCGGGATTAGATCCTCAAGGACGTAAAGAAATGATGGAAATGTTTGAACGTTTGCATCAAGAAAAAAATATTACCATTATCTTAGTAACGCATTTAATGGATGATGTTGCTAATTTTGCAGATTATGTATATGTTTTAGAAAAAGGTAAAATCGTGAAACGTGGAACGCCTGAAGAAGTTTTTCAAGATGTTGCTTGGTTACAAGAAAAACAATTAGGTGTCCCAACTGCCGCTGAATTCGCGCAACGTTTAATTGCGAAAGGCATCACCTTTGAAACATTACCACTAACAGCAGAAGCCTTAGCAGATGCTCTTTTAGCGCAAGGAGGACTTGCTCATGATGAATAAACTGATTTTAGGTCGTTATATTCCAGGGGATTCATTAATTCATCGTTTAGATCCACGAACTAAATTATTAATGAGTTTTTATTTTATTGGAATTATCTTCTTTGCAAATAATTGGCAAAGTTATCTGTTTTTATCGGTATTTACTTTGTTTTGTGTCTTTTTATCAAAAGTTGATTTTGGTTTCTTTTTACGTGGTGTGCGACCACTTTTATGGTTGATTCTGTTTACAGTCGCCCTGCAAATGTTTTTTACAAGTGGCGGACAGATTTACTGGCAATGGGGAATTTTTCGTTTGACGGAATACGGCGTTCAAAATGGGATTTTCATTTTTTGCCGTTTCGTCTTAATTATTTTTATGTCCACGCTCTTAACTTTAACGACACCACCTTTAGAACTATCGGATGCAATAGAATATATCTTGCGACCATTAAAAGCTATTAAGTTTCCTGTTCATGAAATTTCGTTAATGCTGTCCATTGCTTTACGCTTTGTACCAACTTTAATGGATGAGACAGAAAAAATCATGAATGCGCAACGTGCGCGAGGCGTTGATTTTGGTGAAGGGAATTTAGTTCAAAAAATGAAAGCTGTGGTACCATTGTTGATTCCGTTGTTTGTAAGTAGTTTTAATCGAGCGGACGACTTAGCGACAGCCATGGAAGCACGTGGTTACCAAGGTGGCGAAGGTCGCAGTAAATATCGTGTGTTGCATTGGCATACTCGAGATACCATCACAGTAATTGTTTATGTGTTTGTTACTGTGGGATTGATTTATTTAAGAAACTAATAAATGATAGTATAAATAGAAGTGAAAAATACCCGAATTATAGAAGAGATGCCTAGTAACCTCACTATAATTCGGATATTTTGTTGTTAAAATGCTACGCTATACTACTTTGGAGGAAAGAAAAACATGGTTCGATATAAAGCAATTATTGCCTATGATGGAACAAATTTTAATGGTTTTCAACGTCAATCTTCTGGACGTACGGTTCAAGAAGAAGTAGAAAAAACATTGACAAAAATGGCAAATCAACGAATAGAAATACATGGTTCTGGTCGTACAGATGCTGGCGTACATGCGTTAGGCCAAGTGATTCATTTTGACTTTCCGTATGAACGTCCGCTAGAAAAAATGCGTTTTGGCTTAGATACCCAAACGCCAGATGATGTCGCTGTAAAATCAGTCGAATTGGTGGCTGAAGATTTCCATTCACGCTATTTAGTGAAGGAGAAAATCTATGAGTTTCGTGTCGACATTGGCAAACCTCGTAGTCCATTTCGTCGTTTTTATGCGAGTTATTTCCCGTATGCGATTGATGTGGCAAAAATTGAACGGGCGTTACCAGATTTTTTAGGTACACATGATTTTACATCGTTTTGTGCAACTGGCAGTTCAGTAGAAGACAAAACTAGAACAATTTATGAAGCGAATGTCAGGGTCAATGAAATGGGGGATGAGTTAGTATTCACTTTCC includes:
- a CDS encoding energy-coupling factor transporter transmembrane component T family protein; the encoded protein is MMNKLILGRYIPGDSLIHRLDPRTKLLMSFYFIGIIFFANNWQSYLFLSVFTLFCVFLSKVDFGFFLRGVRPLLWLILFTVALQMFFTSGGQIYWQWGIFRLTEYGVQNGIFIFCRFVLIIFMSTLLTLTTPPLELSDAIEYILRPLKAIKFPVHEISLMLSIALRFVPTLMDETEKIMNAQRARGVDFGEGNLVQKMKAVVPLLIPLFVSSFNRADDLATAMEARGYQGGEGRSKYRVLHWHTRDTITVIVYVFVTVGLIYLRN
- the truA gene encoding tRNA pseudouridine(38-40) synthase TruA; amino-acid sequence: MVRYKAIIAYDGTNFNGFQRQSSGRTVQEEVEKTLTKMANQRIEIHGSGRTDAGVHALGQVIHFDFPYERPLEKMRFGLDTQTPDDVAVKSVELVAEDFHSRYLVKEKIYEFRVDIGKPRSPFRRFYASYFPYAIDVAKIERALPDFLGTHDFTSFCATGSSVEDKTRTIYEANVRVNEMGDELVFTFRGDGFLYKMIRIMVGTLLKIGNDRMPADSIPAIIAGKDRNLAGPTAHPEGLYLKEVRY
- a CDS encoding energy-coupling factor ABC transporter ATP-binding protein; protein product: MDIHFEKVNFTYQPKSPFEQRVLFDIDLDIKEGSYTALVGHTGSGKSTLLQHLNALLKPTSGKVWIGDREITPETNNKNLKPIRKKVGIVFQFPEAQLFEETVEKDIAFGPKNFGVSEEEAKILAKENLKLVGLDESYLERSPFDLSGGQMRRVAIAGVLAMEPEVLVLDEPTAGLDPQGRKEMMEMFERLHQEKNITIILVTHLMDDVANFADYVYVLEKGKIVKRGTPEEVFQDVAWLQEKQLGVPTAAEFAQRLIAKGITFETLPLTAEALADALLAQGGLAHDE